Genomic segment of Mytilus edulis chromosome 12, xbMytEdul2.2, whole genome shotgun sequence:
TATGTATGAAGAATGTCTTGCTTTCCATTAATTTTAAATCTAATCTTGCATGTCTTGTGAGTTTCTGACTGCACGTCAAGTGTTATGTGACTGATTTCAAATTGTGATATGAGTCAGACAAATGTCAGTATTTACTTTATTTTCAGAAATGATTATATAAAATGGCATCACCAAGTAAAGACTTCTGTACTCTTTGTGAAGAGGATAACGTCACAACTGATGCAGTCACATGGTGTACAGAATGCGAGGTTTTCCTGTGTGTAGAATGTGAGAAGCATCATAAAAGGTCGAGATCATCTAAAGACCATAACATAATATCGGCTGAGAATTATCATGAATTGCCTTCATTTATAAAAGAGACGAGCAATCTGTGTAAAATCCATGGCAAAAAATTTGAACTGTACTGTTCTTTCCACGCTTGCGCCTGTTGTGTACATTGTACCACAGATAAACATCAATCATGCCAGACCATGAAGCCGTTGCCGGAAATACTTAAACAAGTCAAATCATCAGCAGCGGTTCGTCTCCTTGAAAAAGATGTGAAGGATCTGAATAAAAATTTTGATGATATAatggaatatttgaaaaatagaATAAGTACAAATACAAATCAGAAAACCGAGGCAATTCAGAGTATCCGATCAATGCGCAAATCCATCGATGATCACCTAAACAAACTAGAACAGCAACTTCTTAAAGATCTAGAAACTGAACATTCAACATTGAAATCTAAAATGGAAACACTCTTGCGTGAAGTAGATAAACGAGCAAAACAGATTAGGAAATTGCAAAACGAGTTTTCAAATATGACAAAATATGCAACTGAACTTCAAACTTACGTTGGTCTAACAGAAATCGAAAACATCACATCAAAAGAGGCGAGCTACATGGAAGATATAAAGCGTGGTCCTGATTTAATGGAACGTAACTTTTATGTGACAACGTCACCTACTCTTGCGTCCATTATACGTGATGTCGAATCATTTGGAGAAATTACAGTTGACACACGTCCTTGTAATGTTGTGGCAAATGCGGGAAGGAAAGATCAAGCTCAGCATTTACTTCCTATTCCAACGATAGATCAAATAAAGCCATCGTTTTCAAACACTCTCAAAGTACCTGAaggaaaaacatttatttttgttaattgttgcATACTACCTAATGGCAATGTTTTAACTCTTGATAAAGATCACAAGAGTTTGTTGATGTTTAGAAATAATGGGACATTCATCAGATCTATTGTGTCATTTAAAGAGGAACCTACAAAGATGTGTTTTGTTAAAGATGACACAGTAGCTGTTTCCTTTTATAGTGCATGTGAAGTGGCCCTTGTTGATATAGGCAGAAGTAAGGTTGACAGAAATTTTAAGTTTC
This window contains:
- the LOC139499320 gene encoding uncharacterized protein, yielding MASPSKDFCTLCEEDNVTTDAVTWCTECEVFLCVECEKHHKRSRSSKDHNIISAENYHELPSFIKETSNLCKIHGKKFELYCSFHACACCVHCTTDKHQSCQTMKPLPEILKQVKSSAAVRLLEKDVKDLNKNFDDIMEYLKNRISTNTNQKTEAIQSIRSMRKSIDDHLNKLEQQLLKDLETEHSTLKSKMETLLREVDKRAKQIRKLQNEFSNMTKYATELQTYVGLTEIENITSKEASYMEDIKRGPDLMERNFYVTTSPTLASIIRDVESFGEITVDTRPCNVVANAGRKDQAQHLLPIPTIDQIKPSFSNTLKVPEGKTFIFVNCCILPNGNVLTLDKDHKSLLMFRNNGTFIRSIVSFKEEPTKMCFVKDDTVAVSFYSACEVALVDIGRSKVDRNFKFPKVYCAGVSSDGQVLVLSMPAVKNVIVMNLLNESKQTLNEIQVHCISLVKKNIYGTNFWENTVSCYKLTGEMIWTFKHQDIGAPIGIALDKNGFIYVAGRVSNNIVVVSTDGKSCRTILNQDNGIKNPTSIAIDVISGIMLVISLTEGVDSLLFKL